One part of the Vitis riparia cultivar Riparia Gloire de Montpellier isolate 1030 chromosome 8, EGFV_Vit.rip_1.0, whole genome shotgun sequence genome encodes these proteins:
- the LOC117920770 gene encoding probable E3 ubiquitin-protein ligase HIP1 has protein sequence MGHRHLYNTSQMFEGDHDQTWNHMNADQPYLARAGVAENVSLIYPVENMTIDGGHYSSHWNPPPRPNVYSSSGHNVEVPHYQQDALGPSRDPFLHLPAAGTFPMGPENYAHHASSSNYDRQTFHGMDNGFVDLTMGNGRGPYKRKSPGIPSVFERGSTSRFYSAGSSSDLSVSADLRQEKPNADSQNMPWDHINMSPGYRGSGLSIGGEGSLRNVRSRSALDLESNLARTHLSGNPSRHSYSASHPMDYSSSVDLSSQSSNSSSREWNHILSPAHGRTPVSDTSGLSHETNHFPLGSCTTNAPVEFGGYNHDFIPSRNPIVPQSLHGTSNQSVRGVRTSYSQRSTPTSRASSSNSRLGHPTTDEGLQLVAENYSSRHSRPFSTVGWRNSDRNGRSRISNERFRSLSDEAGVRERLASEGLMIVDRSALYGSRNLFDQHREMRLDVDNMSYEELLALGERIGNVNTGLSEDMMSKCLTETIYCSSDQLQEEGACVICLDEYKNMDDVGTLSACRHDYHVDCIKKWLLMKNSCPICKAPALPDHMKGI, from the exons ATGGGGCATAGACATCTGTATAACACATCTCAAATGTTTGAGGGTGACCACGATCAGACGTGGAATCATATGAATGCTGATCAGCCTTACTTGg CCAGGGCTGGTGTTGCAGAAAATGTCTCTCTTATTTATCCTGTGGAAAATATGACGATAGATGGTGGACATTATTCTTCTCATTGGAACCCCCCACCAAGGCCAAATGTTTATTCTTCCTCAGGTCACAATGTTGAAGTGCCTCATTATCAACAAGACGCTCTTGGCCCGTCCCGTGATCCTTTTCTACATCTGCCTGCTGCTGGAACATTCCCTATGGGCCCAGAAAATTATGCTCACCATGCATCCTCTTCCAATTATGATAGGCAGACGTTCCATGGGATGGACAATGGTTTTGTTGATCTTACAATGGGTAATGGAAGAGGGCCATACAAACGAAAAAGCCCTGGAATCCCTTCTGTCTTTGAGAGAGGTAGCACAAGCAGATTTTACAGTGCTGGAAGTTCCTCGGATCTCTCTGTATCTGCTGACTTGCGGCAGGAGAAGCCAAATGCAGATTCTCAAAATATGCCATGGGATCACATCAACATGAGCCCTGGTTATAGAGGCAGTGGCCTCTCAATTGGGGGTGAGGGTTCTCTCAGGAATGTAAGAAGCCGGTCTGCACTTGACTTGGAATCCAACCTAGCTAGGACACATTTATCAGGCAATCCTTCACGTCATTCATATTCAGCTAGCCATCCCATGGATTATTCTAGTTCAGTGGATCTCTCCAGTCAGAGTTCTAATTCTTCATCACGGGAGTGGAACCATATCTTGTCTCCTGCACATGGAAGAACTCCAGTTTCGG ACACCAGTGGTTTAAGTCATGAAACAAATCACTTCCCTTTAGGTAGCTGTACTACTAATGCTCCTGTGGAGTTTGGGGGATACAATCATGATTTCATTCCGAGCAGAAACCCTATTGTTCCTCAAAGTTTGCATGGTACCTCGAATCAATCTGTGAGGGGAGTTCGAACCAGCTATTCCCAACGATCTACCCCAACGTCCCGGGCTTCTTCAAGCAACTCACGCCTGGGACATCCAACTACTGACGAGGGTTTGCAATTGGTAGCTGAAAATTATTCCTCCAGACATTCGAGGCCATTTTCTACTGTAGGGTGGCGTAACAGTGATAGGAATGGAAGATCAAGGATATCAAATGAGAGATTCCGATCACTTTCTGATGAGGCAGGTGTCCGTGAGCGACTGGCATCTGAG GGACTAATGATTGTGGATCGCTCAGCCTTGTATGGGTCAAGAAATTTGTTTGATCAGCACAGAGAGATGAGACTGGATGTAGACAATATGAGCTATGAG GAACTGCTTGCGCTAGGGGAAAGGATTGGGAATGTCAACACAGGCTTGTCTGAAGATATGATGTCAAAGTGCTTGACCGAAACAATATATTGTTCATCTGATCAACTCCAGGAGGAAGGGGCATGTGTAATCTGTCTG GATGAGTACAAGAACATGGATGATGTTGGGACACTGAGCGCATGCCGCCATGATTACCATGTGGACTGCATCAAGAAATGGTTATTGATGAAGAACTCATGCCCAATTTGCAAAGCTCCTGCTCTGCCTGACCATATGAAGGGAATATAA